The Macaca thibetana thibetana isolate TM-01 chromosome 11, ASM2454274v1, whole genome shotgun sequence genome window below encodes:
- the LOC126931281 gene encoding putative protein CRIPAK isoform X1, protein MSFLLQIYLSTCTHTSIHIHTCPHAHTHEYTHTHLSTCTHTRVYTYTPVHMHTHEYTHTHLSTCTHRAYTYTPVHMHTHEYTHTHLSTCTHTDVHMHTTMPTCTHVHMCTPMHTCTHAHIYTPMPTCTHPPKHLCPHAHTHAHMPTHVHMCTPMPTCTYVHMHTHVHMHTMSACTHRCPHVHTYACMHAHVHTQMSICTHPCPHAHTRPHRNTYAHMRTPMPTCTHMSTCTHPCPHAHTCTHMSTCAHPCSHAHTSTCTHTHMHTHAHRCPHAHTHVHMHTHAHMQCPHAHTHAHMHTPMPTCTVSICTHPCPHAHMSTCTHVSTCTHRCPHAPTDVHMYTPMPTCTHTPT, encoded by the exons ATGTCTTTCCTTCTACAGATATACctgtccacatgcacacacacgagtatacacatacacac ctgtccacatgcacacacacacgagtatacacatacacacctgtccacatgcacacacacacgagtatacacatacacacctgtccacatgcacacacacgagtatacacatacacacctgtccacatgcacacacagagcatacacatacacacctgtccacatgcacacacacgagtatacacatacacacctgtccacatgcacacacacggatGTCCACATGCACACGACCAtgcccacatgcacacacgtcCACATGtgcacacccatgcacacatgcacacatgcccacatatacacacccatgcccacatgcacacacccgCCCAAACACCTatgcccacatgcacacacccatgcCCACATGCCCACACATGTCCACATGTGCACACCCATGCCCACATGCACATatgtccacatgcacacacatgtccACATGCACACAATGTCCGCATGCACCCACAGATGTCCACATGTACACACCTATGCCTGCatgcatgcacacgtgcacacacagatgTCCATATGTACACACCCatgcccacatgcacacacacgcccACATAGAAACACCTATGCCCACATGCGCACACCCatgcccacatgcacacacatgtccACGTGTACACACCCatgcccacatgcacacacatgcacacacatgtccACATGTGCACACCcatgctcacatgcacacacgtcaacatgcacacacacccacatgcacacacatgcacacagatgtccacatgcacacacacatgtccacatgcacacacatgcccacatgcAGTGTCCACATGCACATACCCatgcccacatgcacacacccatgcCCACATGCACAGTGTCCATATGCACACACCCATGCCCACATGCACATAtgtccacatgcacacacgtgtccACATGCACCCACAGATGTCCGCATGCACCTACAGATGTCCACATGTACACACCCatgcccacatgcacacacacgcccACATAG
- the LOC126931281 gene encoding histidine-rich glycoprotein-like isoform X2, with amino-acid sequence MHTHTSIHTHTCPHAHTHEYTHTHLSTCTHTRVYTYTPVHMHTHEYTHTHLSTCTHRAYTYTPVHMHTHEYTHTHLSTCTHTDVHMHTTMPTCTHVHMCTPMHTCTHAHIYTPMPTCTHPPKHLCPHAHTHAHMPTHVHMCTPMPTCTYVHMHTHVHMHTMSACTHRCPHVHTYACMHAHVHTQMSICTHPCPHAHTRPHRNTYAHMRTPMPTCTHMSTCTHPCPHAHTCTHMSTCAHPCSHAHTSTCTHTHMHTHAHRCPHAHTHVHMHTHAHMQCPHAHTHAHMHTPMPTCTVSICTHPCPHAHMSTCTHVSTCTHRCPHAPTDVHMYTPMPTCTHTPT; translated from the exons atgcacacacacacgagtaTACACACAC ACACctgtccacatgcacacacacacgagtatacacatacacacctgtccacatgcacacacacacgagtatacacatacacacctgtccacatgcacacacacgagtatacacatacacacctgtccacatgcacacacagagcatacacatacacacctgtccacatgcacacacacgagtatacacatacacacctgtccacatgcacacacacggatGTCCACATGCACACGACCAtgcccacatgcacacacgtcCACATGtgcacacccatgcacacatgcacacatgcccacatatacacacccatgcccacatgcacacacccgCCCAAACACCTatgcccacatgcacacacccatgcCCACATGCCCACACATGTCCACATGTGCACACCCATGCCCACATGCACATatgtccacatgcacacacatgtccACATGCACACAATGTCCGCATGCACCCACAGATGTCCACATGTACACACCTATGCCTGCatgcatgcacacgtgcacacacagatgTCCATATGTACACACCCatgcccacatgcacacacacgcccACATAGAAACACCTATGCCCACATGCGCACACCCatgcccacatgcacacacatgtccACGTGTACACACCCatgcccacatgcacacacatgcacacacatgtccACATGTGCACACCcatgctcacatgcacacacgtcaacatgcacacacacccacatgcacacacatgcacacagatgtccacatgcacacacacatgtccacatgcacacacatgcccacatgcAGTGTCCACATGCACATACCCatgcccacatgcacacacccatgcCCACATGCACAGTGTCCATATGCACACACCCATGCCCACATGCACATAtgtccacatgcacacacgtgtccACATGCACCCACAGATGTCCGCATGCACCTACAGATGTCCACATGTACACACCCatgcccacatgcacacacacgcccACATAG